One window of Ralstonia pickettii DTP0602 genomic DNA carries:
- a CDS encoding cytochrome C biogenesis protein, with protein sequence MSSNVNQANTTRAETGAADEAYLEPSFLRRLSWVDWLFALALAAGAGVALSQYGKWMDGYDKAVLIGAVPTFALLGWHWKPVRPLMLVLAVLSLFAIQLYQGQLARADQAFFLKYFLSSQSAILWMSALVFLSTLFYWVGLATRSDTGYSIGSKLCWGAIVLGFTGMLVRWFESYLIGTDIGHIPVSNLYEVFVLFTLITSLFYLYYEGHYATRALGPFVMLVVSAAVGFLLWYTVSRNAQEIQPLVPALQSWWMKIHVPANFIGYGTFALAAMVSVAYLLKQRGILAERLPSLELLDDVMYKAIAVGFAFFTIATILGALWAAEAWGGYWSWDPKETWALIVWLNYAAWLHMRLMKGLRGTVAAWWALVGLLVTTFAFLGVNMFLSGLHSYGEL encoded by the coding sequence ATGTCTTCAAATGTGAACCAGGCCAACACCACGCGCGCCGAAACCGGGGCCGCCGACGAGGCCTATCTCGAACCTTCCTTCCTGCGCCGCCTCAGCTGGGTGGACTGGCTCTTCGCCTTGGCGCTGGCCGCCGGCGCCGGCGTGGCGCTGTCGCAATACGGGAAGTGGATGGACGGCTACGATAAGGCGGTGCTGATCGGCGCCGTGCCGACCTTTGCGCTGCTTGGCTGGCACTGGAAGCCGGTGCGCCCGCTGATGCTGGTGCTGGCGGTGCTGTCGCTGTTTGCGATCCAGCTCTACCAGGGGCAGCTCGCGCGCGCGGACCAGGCCTTCTTCCTCAAGTACTTCCTGTCGAGCCAGTCGGCCATCCTGTGGATGAGCGCGCTGGTGTTCCTGTCCACGCTGTTCTACTGGGTCGGGCTGGCCACGCGCTCGGACACCGGCTACAGCATCGGCAGCAAGCTGTGCTGGGGCGCGATCGTGCTGGGCTTCACCGGCATGCTGGTGCGCTGGTTTGAGTCGTACCTGATCGGCACCGACATCGGCCATATCCCCGTCTCCAACCTGTATGAAGTGTTCGTGCTGTTCACGCTGATTACTTCGCTGTTCTACCTCTACTACGAAGGCCACTACGCCACGCGCGCGCTGGGCCCGTTCGTGATGCTGGTGGTGTCGGCCGCGGTGGGCTTCCTGCTGTGGTACACGGTCAGCCGCAATGCGCAGGAGATCCAGCCGCTGGTGCCGGCGCTGCAGAGCTGGTGGATGAAGATCCATGTGCCGGCAAACTTTATCGGCTACGGCACCTTCGCACTGGCGGCGATGGTATCTGTCGCTTACCTGCTCAAGCAGCGTGGCATCCTGGCCGAGCGGCTGCCGTCGCTGGAGCTGCTCGACGACGTGATGTACAAGGCCATCGCGGTCGGCTTCGCCTTCTTCACGATCGCCACGATCCTGGGCGCGCTGTGGGCGGCCGAGGCTTGGGGTGGGTACTGGAGTTGGGATCCCAAGGAAACCTGGGCGCTGATCGTGTGGCTGAACTACGCGGCGTGGCTGCATATGCGGCTGATGAAGGGCCTGCGCGGCACGGTGGCGGCCTGGTGGGCGCTGGTCGGCCTGCTGGTGACGACCTTCGCGTTCCTGGGCGTCAATATGTTCCTGTCGGGGCTGCACAGCTACGGCGAACTCTGA
- a CDS encoding RNA polymerase sigma70 (K03088: SIG3.2, rpoE; RNA polymerase sigma-70 factor, ECF subfamily), whose protein sequence is MEGFDGQLVALAPRLRRHARGLTGDAALADDLVQDTLERALRYRWRFRLRPGAWWGDGGDGLLPWLLTLMHRLRLNTLRRKELVVATETLPEVSAPAEDPGLRRDLVQALAQLPEPQRAVLLLVSLEQLTYAEAARVLDIPLGTVMSRLARAREQMRRLLDGTNVSVQAAAVNPSGNSLQRVK, encoded by the coding sequence ATGGAAGGATTTGACGGCCAGCTCGTCGCGCTGGCGCCGCGGCTGCGGCGCCATGCGCGCGGCCTCACCGGCGACGCGGCGCTGGCCGACGACCTGGTGCAGGACACGCTCGAGCGTGCGCTGCGCTACCGCTGGCGCTTCCGCCTGCGCCCCGGCGCATGGTGGGGCGACGGTGGCGACGGCCTGCTGCCGTGGCTGCTGACGTTGATGCACCGGCTGCGGCTCAATACGCTGCGCCGGAAGGAGCTGGTGGTGGCAACCGAGACCCTGCCCGAGGTCAGCGCTCCTGCGGAAGACCCCGGCCTGCGCCGCGACCTGGTCCAGGCGCTGGCGCAACTGCCGGAGCCGCAGCGCGCGGTGCTGCTGCTGGTGAGCCTGGAACAACTGACCTATGCCGAGGCCGCGCGCGTGCTCGACATCCCGCTGGGTACGGTGATGTCGCGCCTGGCGCGTGCGCGCGAGCAGATGCGCCGGCTGCTCGACGGCACCAACGTTTCTGTGCAGGCGGCCGCCGTGAACCCCTCCGGCAATTCCCTGCAGCGGGTGAAATGA
- a CDS encoding ATP/GTP binding protein yields the protein MARVRLTSAASLLRPAALALGCAAVLLAGCSGMGMGGGGGAGNLPPTVKVTSGVLTDPQGLTLYTFDRDTAGSGKSACNGPCATNWPPLMAAPGTSPTGQYTIITRDDGSKQWAYRGMPLYRFAKDAKPGDRTGDNLNNVWHIAKP from the coding sequence ATGGCACGTGTGCGTCTAACCTCTGCAGCATCCCTCCTTCGTCCCGCCGCGCTCGCGCTCGGCTGTGCGGCTGTCCTGCTCGCCGGCTGTTCCGGCATGGGCATGGGCGGTGGCGGTGGCGCCGGCAACTTGCCGCCCACGGTGAAGGTGACCAGTGGCGTGCTGACCGACCCGCAGGGCCTGACGCTGTATACCTTCGACCGCGACACCGCCGGCAGCGGCAAGAGCGCCTGCAACGGCCCGTGCGCCACCAACTGGCCGCCGCTGATGGCCGCGCCGGGCACCAGCCCGACTGGCCAGTACACCATCATCACGCGCGATGACGGCAGCAAGCAGTGGGCCTACCGCGGCATGCCGCTGTACCGTTTCGCCAAGGACGCCAAGCCGGGCGACCGGACTGGCGACAACCTCAACAACGTCTGGCATATCGCCAAGCCCTGA